In Musa acuminata AAA Group cultivar baxijiao chromosome BXJ2-3, Cavendish_Baxijiao_AAA, whole genome shotgun sequence, the following proteins share a genomic window:
- the LOC135606912 gene encoding uncharacterized protein LOC135606912, whose protein sequence is MFAAPGDNALVISGPRPGTEWATVPHSSLQVQAPGPGGKQRTSSLESPIMLLTGHQSAIYTMKFNPAGTVIASGSHDKDIFLWYVHGECKNFMVLRGHKNAVLDLQWTTDGTQIISASPDKTLRAWDVESGKQVKKMAEHSSFVNSCCPSRRGPPLVVSGSDDGTAKLWDLRQRGAIQTFPDKYQITAVSFSDAADKIFTGGLDNDVKVWDLRRNEVTMTLQGHSDMITGMQLSPDGSYLLTNGMDCTLRVWDMRPYAPQNRCIKIFTGHQHNFEKNLMKCGWSPDGSKVTAGSADRMVYIWDTTTRRILYKLPGHNGSVNETMFHPTEPIIGSCGSDKQIYLGEI, encoded by the coding sequence ATGTTTGCTGCACCTGGTGACAATGCCTTGGTAATATCAGGTCCAAGGCCAGGAACAGAATGGGCTACTGTTCCACACAGCTCACTTCAAGTTCAAGCCCCTGGCCCTGGTGGAAAACAACGCACCTCTAGCCTGGAGTCACCAATAATGCTGCTTACAGGTCACCAGAGTGCGATATATACCATGAAGTTCAACCCAGCAGGAACTGTAATAGCATCCGGCTCCCATGACAAAGATATATTCTTGTGGTATGTTCATGGAGAGTGCAAAAATTTTATGGTCTTGAGAGGGCATAAAAATGCTGTTCTGGACCTCCAATGGACCACAGATGGGACCCAGATAATTTCAGCCAGCCCTGACAAGACTCTAAGAGCATGGGATGTGGAAAGTGGGAAACAGGTTAAGAAAATGGCTGAGCATTCATCATTTGTGAACTCATGCTGCCCTTCACGAAGGGGTCCACCTCTCGTTGTGAGTGGCTCTGATGATGGAACGGCAAAACTTTGGGACTTGCGTCAAAGAGGTGCAATCCAGACATTCCCAGACAAGTATCAGATCACTGCTGTAAGCTTCTCTGATGCTGCAGATAAGATATTTACTGGAGGATTGGATAACGATGTGAAAGTGTGGGATCTCCGCAGAAATGAGGTAACTATGACACTCCAAGGCCATAGTGACATGATAACAGGTATGCAGCTAAGTCCTGATGGGTCATACCTGTTGACTAATGGCATGGATTGCACACTTCGGGTCTGGGATATGCGCCCATATGCTCCTCAGAACAGGTGCATTAAGATTTTTACAGGGCACCAGCATAACTTTGAGAAGAACTTGATGAAGTGTGGCTGGTCTCCAGATGGGAGCAAGGTCACTGCTGGGAGTGCAGACCGAATGGTGTATATCTGGGACACAACAACCCGCCGGATTTTGTACAAGCTCCCTGGGCACAATGGCTCTGTAAATGAGACCATGTTCCATCCAACTGAGCCGATCATAGGTTCTTGCGGTAGCGACAAGCAGATTTATCTAGGGGAGATCTGA